Sequence from the Panicum virgatum strain AP13 chromosome 5N, P.virgatum_v5, whole genome shotgun sequence genome:
AGCAACAGCAGGAAGGAGGAGATCGACAGCTCCaagccggtggagatgtgcgagatgaacagcacaaactccccggcgcgcagGTTCCCGAGGGGGACCGAGCCTGCTCGTACCCCCCAAGCagtctcctgagcactccacccaagcaggcggcgcactgtaCTCAGCTCTTCTTCAGTCTGGAAACAGCGGGGATGAGCAAGGGATGCCATTTCTCGAAGGAGGTGAGATCTACGCGaggaagctcgaaggcaaaagggcgcaaaggttggaagggagaagacgaatgcgggaaagtaaccgcggtatgcggtacactccattataaagcctgactcaaccggcgcgtCCCGGAACtgtcgctggaacccaagcgacgcccgcacctggtgttaaccgcccaatccatgacaagggggcccaggcccacctgtcagggagagcgggtaaaaaggtgtgaaaaggcgggatctgaaccgtcgcccgcgggcaaagcgaggcggaagctgagctgacgtgcacgtattaagcgctggcatgaccaagtttttcgggaactgcgccgatggtaaatatcccgtttactccggccgcaacaatgccgagcgtcgcgcgcatgactaggtgaaccactgaaCGTGGGGGGtcacgagtcagtaagccgttgcgatgtgatgaggtagCAAAcgacccgatggatggtcaaagccggtcaagacctctGCAGTAAGAGGTTTCAAGTTATGCAGAaccaaatcgcagtagtggccccacctgcgggttcgtacctcccccgaggtgggcccgggggccactgtcggtaccctgtagcagggatacccacttctactgcagcaaggcaaggCCTGCGTAGTTATTCGTAACCACGCGGTAAAGggtggagcagccgggccccacgggtcaggcccttacctcaccggaccaacggtcccggacccgctccccgcttggggacgggtccggagacgctACGTGTCCCTGagaaagggaagctccgagctgacagccgaggcctcggaacccccataggggtccgggacctcccgcgtccatccggacctcccacgcggtaGAACCAGCATACCactgggggggtccggagccgccacgtgttccgcaggcgcgggcgcaggcTCGAGTGCGAGTCTtctgctggaagactcgcccacccaccgcattcaatgcaggtggttgaggcgtgctctgccgccgcggtacgcggggcagcctttgtcaggcctcactgtggaccgcgtattaccaaggtacacagtgcagccgcctgcgccgcacccgcgcagagcccgtctgctgcattaattggatacgacggcacggcacttttccatcatgccgcctacgccgcaagctacgcggcccgttcagctacgtggcaggcgacgccgctagctacgcctggtgccgttccgacaagacagcgcctggacatgctgaacgggggattccaggagcaggcaaggaaatccaagagagagatctccttcctctgcgacgccataatgtatgaacagtacgttattttatattacatcgttgggcccacctggcggggacccagcagccatgtacgcgtctcccttgagatataaaggggggcgctcgctgcacaggaCAAGCTCTCCAGAGCTCAGACACACTCTAACACGGgctggactcagctccaagCTCTTCCAGACttgagcaatacaacacacagtggacgtagggtattacgctccggcggctcgaaccactctaaacctgctgtgttcatcgtgttcttgagcaagatcgaactagtcgctagctaacccccgagtactcaccctctgggcttaggcgggtgcattccgccacccggttgtggtttgccacaccacgacaacaTGCTGCTCAGTACTGACTGAAGATGGACAGATAGCCTGGACTGAACTTAATTTAATTTGTAGGGTACTCGTAACATTCTAGTACGTAATGTTATAAAGCTAGGCTTATAAAAATTGTATACATTAAAGGAACACAAAAACAACTGCTGATATTGGTTTACTTTCTATTACTTTACACTTTACAGCTAACTGGAGCAAAAATTGGTAACCGCCTGATGGCAGAGGCAGAAACAAACTTGGCAATTAATGTTCTCCCTGGACCATTATCGGAATCGTATGAAGTTCAAGGAAGAGGAGAGCTTCAGTTAGGTCTGATTTGTTGATGAAATCCCACCTATTCTATTGTATAGCTGAATTTCAGTTAACTCTTTTGGAAATTCCTTACAATGTGTACTCAAGAATACCAAATGATGATCTTTATATCTTCCAGGAATATTAATTGAAAATATGCGGCGTGAGGGATTTGAGCTTTCGGTTTCACCCCCAAAAGTGATGTGAGTTACAATTTTCCAGTAGATAGTTAGCTATATATCCATTTCTATATCGTATTTCTTTTATATGGTAAATTTACTCATTCCTCTTTACAGCATGGAACCCCATGTGCAAGCAATTTGTAGCTAACTTATTCATTTCTCTCCCTTGAAATAGGTATAAAACAGAGCATGGAGAAAGGTTGGAACCTATTGAAGAAGTAACTGTTGAGGTGTAAATCTGGAACCTATGGATGAATGAGCTAATTTGTCTTCATTTCTTCTAATTTTAATTCTGAATACCAATGTGATATTGTAGGTGGATGAAGAGCATGTTGGATTTGTCTTGGAAACACTTACACACAGGAAAGGTGAAATAATTGACATGGGTCCAGTTCCTGGGACAACTGAAAGAACAAGGATCTTCATGACCTGTCCATCTAGGTCAGTAGTTTGTATTTTCTGCTAATGAGTGGTTACAACATAGAACCTCGAAGAGCATGCTGTGTCACATATTGTACACTTGTACTGAATAACTGCTCATGTAGCTGTAATTCAATGTGGACTTTTGTTCTGCTAACCCAAGTCTGTCATGCTTGTTTTTACTAGAATACCTATCCACCTGTTCCCAGTAGGATTTACTGTCACTTTTATTACTGCTAGCCCAAGCTGTTCATGCTAGTATTTGTAGAATACCTATCTACCGTTTCCCAGTAGGATTTACCGGCATAAGAAATTAGAATGTCACAATTTCATAAGTAAATTGCATTGACTTTgaggataaataaataataatgttGACATGTTTCGAATTTAAACATTATGAGTTTGGTATAAGTTTCCTTTATCCTTTATGTAGTGTGTGACCAGTTTTGATCGCATAACATCAAATGGTATATTTTGGAATGCAGGGGTTTGGTGGGTGTTAAAGGAATTTTCAGCAGCTTTACACGTGGAACTGGATTTATGCACCGTGCTTTTCAGGGTATGATGTCATATTTCTATTGATAATAATTTAATTCAGTGCAAAATCACATTCAACTATTAACTGATCTATGCTATGGCTGGAACTCGAATTTTTGTCCTCCAAACGAGGAGCCAAATTATGGACTGGCCTGCTCATTTACTCACGTGTAGGTTCTAATGATATGCAAACATTAGCAGAGATTTTTTTGTGTAACTAATGCTTCAATAGCTCATCGAAATGTCAAGTCAAAGATTACTAATAAGCTCTGAATTGATGAATCAACCCTATTTGGAACTTTGCAGTCTGGTTTCTTTTAGCTTTTACTGTTAACAATTTGGTTCAACTAAATCTATGTCATGATGTTGTGAGTTATGACATAGAGAAGATGAGCAACACTGATTGTGGGCTTTGTTCGGTTCATTTGAACCAATTCGAATTCATTCTGTAATGAATAGCACTATAGCCAAATATTACTATTTGCCGGAGTCTTGGGGGCTAACTGGACTTAATGATTATTTGACCTTGTGATTGCAGCGTATGCTAAATACAGAGGTCCGCTGGGCAGTGTTAGAAAAGGAGTTCTGGTAAAGTCATTTCTCTCTGCTTCATAATTTTCTATTGGCTCATGTCCTCTTTGATCAAACATGTTCACATAACTTCTTGAATCAGTTTTTTAATAAAAAGTTGATGAGGTACTCCCGTTAGCCAAGAATTTAACGCAACCGAACAAAAAGGGGTTCTGCTGAATTTAAATAGGCTAACTGTCACAATGTAGACACTCAAATTTCTCTATGTTCATATATAGATATCCGTTGGTAAGGGACTTATCACTTCACATGCGCTTATGAGTTTAGAAGCTCGTGGGATCCTCTTTGTATCTCCTGGAATGGAGGTAACTACAACAATACTTCATTTTGTTGAGAACTTACCATCTAGGGTTAAGAGGTTTACTGATCCCTCTTTCTTCGTCCTGTTTGAAAGGCATATGAAGGCATGATAGTTGGTGAGCACTCACGTGACAGTGATCTTGAGGTAAGATAGTCAAATTTTTACCACGACCTATGTTTTTTCTTTCTGTACTTGAAATCAATGTCTCTTTGGCAGGTGAATCCTGTTAGAACTAAAGAACTGACGAACATCCGAGCCCCTGGGAAGGATGAAAACGTCCGGCTGTCTCCACCTCGATTGGTATGTTCTGTTTCTGCAACACCTGATCGAGTTGATTGTCCACTGTGCATAGATCAGCCATGCAAATTCTTGTGCCCATTATTGCAATATGAATCTGATACTAGGTTCACACTCATTCAGGTCTGGGATCTGATGAGAGGAAAATTTATGTTTGATGCTTTTATTAGTTTGTTTGGGGAAAAGTGTAGCATTGTCCTTTTCTGGCGTCCTCTAAAAGAGTTCCTAGCTATCACACAATCTTGACAGAAGTTGTTGAAACATGCAGATGACTTTGGAAGAGGCAATTGGATATGTTGCTGCAGATGAGCTTATTGAGGCGAGTATTGTGTCTTAATTCTTCAAATAAAGAATCCGTAAACAATTCTGCTTTTGATTCTATTGTGACGAGTGGAACAAATGGACATGAGCATTTCTTAGTTATTGTCTTATTGAGGAAAGTAGATTGTTGATACTTGTGAGATATTAAACCTCTAAACGAAATGGAGATCCTGCAGCCTAGGATAGAATCATAGAATGCAGTATTATTTCTGTCCGGCTGTGCCAAATAGAAATCGCAGCTGGATATGAAGGAGGCAATGCTACCTTTATAGATAATGGGAATGAGTGTGCAGAGGCACGTCGATTGGGTTTTAGTTTCATACATTTATACAATATTCGTCATCAGTATTAAAGGAAAGAAAATAGTCAATAAGCTCTGATGTGCATTTTGGACTTAATAAAAGGGTAGggttttttaaaacaaaaagTAACATCTGCAATACATTGCTAGTATCGGAGATTCCTTGAAGTGCTGGTTAGTCCAAAGAGGAAATCTAGTTTGCTGGAGTAGCAGTCCTATCCTTTTATACATTAAAGAAATGAGTTATCTTCTTACTCGATTTTCAGTTTTCCAAACCATCTTACAGTTTTATTCCTGAAGCAACTGGTATTTGGTATTAAGCTGCTTTATATTGACATCTGAGCCTTGTCAGGTTACTCCCAAGGTCATACGGCTTCGGAAGAAGTACTTGGATTCCACTAAACGTAAGATGATGAAAAACAAGCCCATGGCTTAAAGGCTCCAGTGACACCAAATTATATCGAGCACTGCTAGTGCTACTGTAACTGAGTTGGCATCCAAAAGGCACATCATATTTATGTATAGGTTGGTGTTCAATGTTCAAGTTCAAGTGTGACCAGAGTTCTTCATCAGATCACAGATTTTGCCGGCGTTTCATTCAGATTTTACACAGCACACACAGGATTCGGATGATGTCTCATGTGGTTGGGTACTGATAAATAAGCCCCAATTTAGGAGCTACCGCAGTTTAAGATTCCCGCTGTAAGTTGATTATATCTATTTATAGCTTTTTTGACGGTGAATTTTGAAATACCTGAAAACTGGAGGTATAGTATTCTTGTAAGTTCAACTGTTCAAGAAATGAAAGGGAAAGAATCAGGTCCAGGAATTTTGTTTGAACCTGCTGCTTTGCTGACAATTTTATGAGCGTGTGTTAGTGAGGACTGCAAGGAAATAAATGAATCTGTAACCTAAAATTTCGCTACGTCAGCATGGACCGATACAGATGATATTGCGACTTTAttcctttattttcttttcttttttttccttttttttgttgtgctgctgtttttcaGCCTTTTGTTTTCAGGCCATACTTAGCCTCCGCTATCTAGAGGGGACCGAAGCCAACGTGCAATTTCATGCGACCACTTTGGTTGCAATGAACCATTTGCTGTGGTTTTTTAATCATAGAAACTTCCCTAATATCACGCTTCAGTCGAGTATCGATTGCCTGCAATCACGCATCTCCTGAGAAGCAGGGACAAACCAGTTACGGCTTTCCATGTCCGATTTTGTTCCAAGTGGTTCGTTGCAGATGTCTAAATGAACGGTAACAGATTGGCCTTAATTTTTAGCTCTAGGTCATGTATTTCGCATCTCCTGAGAAGCAGGGACAAACCAGTTATGGCTTTCCATGtccaattttgttccaagtGGTTCGTTGAGATGTCTAAATGAACGGTAACAGATTGGCCTTGATTTGTAGCTCTAGGTCATGTATTTCCTTGCGTCAAGTGGTGCGTTGCAGTGAGCACTAAACACATTATAGTATATTAGCATGCAGAGCGGTCGGTGGGGCGTGGAAAGCGCACTAgtatctctctctttttgagaGGCAACGTATGTGGTGCAAACCGCAATCTCGTGAAAACCCATATAAATTACGGCAAAAAATTTATCTAAAtttaccaaaaaaatcacatatataaatgatatgatgatacacaattttgtaaaatatcttatcCAAACTCCACTttatttgtgagatataaaaataactaacaaatcatttggacaactttctgatttaaaatttattatttttatatctcacaaacaaagtcgagtttggacaacaTATTTTATaaagttgtgtatcatcatatcatctacatgtgtgatttttttaataaatttagacAACTTTTTTGCTATGATTTACACGGATTTTCACAAGGTTGCGGTTTGCACCGTTGCCTTTTTGAGAAGCCCAGACGTGTTCGATTATTTCTAGCTTTGCagcaaaatttttgggtcacTGGGTGACGCCAGTCCATCATTTCACCAGCATCGACTCGACAGGAGAGAAAAAAGGAGCAAATTTTTGCACAAGCTCATCTTTACTACATTTCAATTTTGCCAGTTTACAGCAAGTCACGACCAGAGACTACGTTACTGCTGTCAATGCACATTTTATGGGAATATAGAATAGGGACCGAGTTTAAGTGATAACAGACacattaaaaataaatatccaacCAACGCAGCTCATGCCTTCATGGTCCATAATTATTGCAGTTACTTCCGCGCCTCGGACTTCCTCTGCTCCTTGGCTGCCAAGGATAGAATAAAATTCAGTGCATGCCATGATCAACAAATGAATGAGTTTCTATCTGCTATGCAGATGGAGAAAGCAGTGGCAAAGCCAAGATAATTTTGACCCTGGTGCACTCTCGATTGCAATTAAGGAAGCTAGTATAATTTATATGGTAAAATTTAGTTAACCACTAGGAAAAATATCTTTTTTACCATGGTGCATGGGCACCAGGGAAGCTCCATGTAGCTTCGCCCCCGGAGAAAGCCAAGACTTTGTTGTGCTCAAAAATATGAAATGCATGTCAATGAAACTAGTGTATGTACCAAACAAAGGTACCAATTGTTGGGCAAATTAAGCATAAATATCCGGATAAAGCTTGTAAATAAAGATGTCAAGTAGAAATATCCTATATTtgtggcgaaccgatcgctaaAGAACAAAATTTAAGAGCATGAAGCAGGATAAAATAGCAAGGGATGTACCAGCTTTCTCCTCTTCACGTTTCTTTGCAGCATCAGCCCTTTGCTGTCTTATTAAAGCAAGACGTTCTGCATTCACAGAATTATATAGGTTATGGTTATTTGGCATTCAGGAACAGTGTTTCAGTACTAACACAAACTGACAATAACATTTGATGAGATTGCACACATCTTAGATGATTTTTACATATGCTAAGAACTCTGGACAGCTGGACTTGAAATAACAGGACAGCATTAAACGACGGGATGTATCTTAGCATCAAAATGTTTGGTACATGAAGAGGTAACCATCATATTCCACAAGTGCAGAACATTCAAGGGGAAACAGCTTTAGTTCGTAAGTTAAATTTCAGGTGGAAATTAGAGCCATAAaaccactactacccaaatgcaATAATTTTATGCTTAAAACTTGAATAAAAGTAAGATCTAATAGCCTGTGCTTAAAATAAGGTGATACCATTATATGATTGTTTATTTTGTTAGTATTCATTAGTCACTGAAAAGTTAATATCAATAGCTACCTCCTCAATACCAGCAAGAAGAGTATCAGAAAGCTTAAAAGAGTTCTCACCCAAATCCTTCCGTGCTTGTTCTGTTTTTCCTTGCTCCTGAAGCTTCATATAACGTTCATGGTCTTTTTGTTTCTCAAGCTCCTCTCTACAGAATAAACAGGATAACACGAAAATAGAGTCAGTGAACCCAAAAGGTTTTGTAGACGAACATGTTTAAAGAAAGTAAGCTCCTGCCGACCATCCACAATATGTTTTCAATTAGCAGGTACGAGCAAGATTTATCTGCTATCAATTGCATACTTTATTTTTGCACTACCCACAGGTTTTGATTAGCAGTTCTCATGCCAAATGATAATGCAAGAAATAGATATAACAGGAAAATGTAGTGCAAACATCAAAACTTGAACTTAGGGGATGTTTGGGTTGAGGAACCTAATCATGCTAGATGAGGTAGTCCATGAATCCATCCCATGAATTTCGCTGGGATTAACCCATTCCTCATTGCTAAGCTAATCATACGCTTGTGGGGTGATGATGGATTAACCCATTCCATTccagaaaccaaacaaaaatgcaAAGAGTGAGAAGATGATGGACCGTCCCATAAACCAAACACCCTATTATTCTCCTTAGTCAAAAATAAGAAAATGGCACATTTAGCTCAGATAAGAAAGTGCACCTTTCACGCCTTGAGAGTTCAGTTGTTTTCCCAAGCTGCACAATGAAAGCTTAGTTAGCTGAGTATGGACAAAAGTGATTCAAGTATTCAACTAATAGAACATGACTAAGGCAGCAAAAGTTCTAACTACAACAATTAGCTATACATGGCAAAAGTATTGTGGAAATCAAATCCAGCAGGACAACATATCACATTGTACAATAACAAATTTCATAGACAGCTACGTATCACAGGATGTTCCTTCATGACTATAGTATACAAGATTAAAAATAGCAACAAGGATCCATTTGTATACCATTACAGTTAAGACAACATAGGTTAGAAAAAATTGGGGAACTTATGATACCAGCATTGCCATGAAAGACATCTGTGATTTTTTCCTCCTAAAAGCATGGTGATATGAAGATTAGAAAAAACAAAATGGTACCAGCAGTCAGCAACTTACATCAACTTCCTTGGCTTTTATATTCTTCGCTTTCACCAAGTTTGGATTTTCAATCTGAATAATACCTTCGGTACCTTTATTTTTCTGGGAATATCATATAGCATGTGAGATCATTACAAACAAAGCTTGCACATGAGTATAAACTAGCTGGATTTGAAAGTCCTTACAGGCTTATCATCAGACTCGTCTTCAGATTCTTCCTCCTCAgattcttctctttcttcctcttcctcttcctcttcctccttctatttaattttcaaaacaaatcaATTGTTACAAATCAAATTTGCAGCTAGGTAGTGACAGTGTCCaaataaggccctgtttggatccatggaCTAACTTTAGgcctaaagtttagtccattaGGTGATCCAAACAgtggactaaagtttagtccattaGTCCATAGAACCCACCTAATTCGGACTAAAGTTTAGCTTCACCCATTTATATGTTTCAAATGGTTTTCCACTTAAAGTATCCATGTATCCAAACAGGCATGGCCTAAAGTTAAGTTACCTAATGTTTAGTCACCTAggtgatctaaacagggcctaaataactttcaaatcaGTGATTGACCTAGCTGAGGAAACTTTTGTGATGACATTGAT
This genomic interval carries:
- the LOC120673686 gene encoding 28 kDa heat- and acid-stable phosphoprotein-like, translated to MGRGKFKGKPTGRRNFSTPEEIAAGTSGRPRTFKKKEEEEEEEEEREESEEEESEDESDDKPKNKGTEGIIQIENPNLVKAKNIKAKEVDLGKTTELSRREREELEKQKDHERYMKLQEQGKTEQARKDLERLALIRQQRADAAKKREEEKAAKEQRKSEARK